Part of the Aureitalea marina genome, TTTATTCATCGTAGATGTTTTGGTAACCACTGCCGGGCATTTCAAAGAACTTCCCGTCAATAAACCTGAAGTGTTTATCTAAAGCTGCAATATCTGCCATGTCTGTCTTATCCAGTGCAATCTCTGCTGCCTCTAAGTTAGAGCGCATATGGACAGGATTGGTCGATTTGGGAATGGCGGAACTACCCCTGGCGGCATGCCAGCCAATGAGGACTTGCGCCGGAGAAATCCCGTGTTTCTCAGCAATTTGACCGATAGTCGGTATATCGAATAGATTAGGCTCATTGTCTGCCTTCATGGCATCCGGACGATCTCCAGATCCTAAGGGTGAATAGGCTGTAAGGATGATGCCATTTTTGTCGCAATATTCCTTTAATGCATTTTGTTGTAGCAGTGGGTGCAATTCTACCTGATTAACTTCCGGGATGATCTCTGCCTTGGAATTGAGATCTTCTAGCTTCTTTTGACTAAAATTTGACACCCCTATGTGCCGGGTGAGGCCTTTGGCATGCGCCTTTTCCATTTCTTGCCAGGTGGTGATCAGAGGAACTTCATTCAAACTCCTGTAATCCTCCGGCTTGGACGGAAATCCAATTCCTTTTTGAAAGGCAACCGGCCAGTGGATCAGATAAAGGTCCAGATAGTCCAATTGTAATTTATCCAATGACTCTGATAAAGCAGGCAGTACGTCTTCTGAAGCATGTGCATCGTTCCAGAGTTTGGATGTGATGAACAGATCCTCCCGTTTTACATTGCCCTCGGCGAATATTTCCTGCAGGGCTTCTCCGATCTCATTCTCATTCTGATAGACAGCGGCTGTGTCGATATGCCGATAACCGGCATTGACCGCATCCTTAACAGCTTGCTTAACAGTTTCACCTGTAGCTTTCCAGGTTCCCAGACCAATGGCATGAGCCTGGTCTCCATTCTTAAATTTTATCGTTTTCATAGTTGATTTAATGAAATTTGAAGATAGCTAATCCTAGCTAGATTTCCGAGGATGAAAACGGTTGATCACTTCGGTCAGATAGGTGGTGTCGATATGGGTGTATATCTCGGTGGTAGTGATACTTTCATGACCCAGCATCTGCTGGATTGCTCTCAAGTCTGCACCATTTTCCAACAAATGCGTGGCAAAACTATGTCGAAAAGTGTGTGGACTTATGGTCTTGTCGATACCTGCTCTCTCTGCCAATTGCCTGGTCAGGGTGAAGATCATGGCCCTGCTTAAACCTTTTCCTCTCCTGTTGAGGAATAAGGTGTCGCTATAGCCGGGATCGATCTGTTGATGAACCCTCACCTGATCCTGATAGATCTTCACATATTTGATGGTGTTGGGTCCAATTGGAACCAGGCGTTCTTTATTACCCTTACCACTAACTTTGATGAAGCCTTCCTCGAAGAACAAATCTGAAATCCTCAATTGA contains:
- a CDS encoding aldo/keto reductase — encoded protein: MKTIKFKNGDQAHAIGLGTWKATGETVKQAVKDAVNAGYRHIDTAAVYQNENEIGEALQEIFAEGNVKREDLFITSKLWNDAHASEDVLPALSESLDKLQLDYLDLYLIHWPVAFQKGIGFPSKPEDYRSLNEVPLITTWQEMEKAHAKGLTRHIGVSNFSQKKLEDLNSKAEIIPEVNQVELHPLLQQNALKEYCDKNGIILTAYSPLGSGDRPDAMKADNEPNLFDIPTIGQIAEKHGISPAQVLIGWHAARGSSAIPKSTNPVHMRSNLEAAEIALDKTDMADIAALDKHFRFIDGKFFEMPGSGYQNIYDE